TTTTCAAGCGCCGCATAGGCGCTGGCGTAACGACCCCAGTCGTCAGCGAAAGCAAAGACGATGTTCGGGCGATCGTTTTCAGCAACTCCCACAACGCATGACATCAGGATTGCAAATATGACGGTCGTCTTCAGCAGCATGATGCTCTGTCCTTGTGCGAAATGTTATCGTCCGCCACCGATGCTAAACATGTGGCAACACGGGCGACTGCCATCTGTCGAGGTTCTCTACTGCACTGGCCCCCAAACTTTGACCAGCGTAGCAAACATCCGCGGGTCATGCTCCTTCAGTTCCGCTCGCACAAACGGATAGAAGTCGTTGACGCCGAAGTACGCCTCGGTCGATTCGGCGAAGTACTCTTTGTGATTGGTTAGGCCGTAGTGTTTTACTCGGTTGCCGGTATGAGCCAGAACGTCTTCCAGAATTCCAGCCTGCTTCGCATTGTCGTACGCCGCTTTAATCTGTGGATGTTCGAAGTTTAACACCTGGTCATGATACGCATGAGCCAACTCATGCAGCACGCAGTAGGGATGCTTGGCCCACATGTGCGGATCGAACAATGCTGCAGCACGAGGAATATGCACGCACTTTACCAGCTTGGGATTGTAGCCGTTTTCGGTCAGCCATCGTTCCGACGGGTGGTACTGCATCGACTTCAATTCATGCGACAGGTCCACCCAGATTCGCAGCTTCTGCAGTTCCGTGACACGCTCAGCAGGCACGATAAAGGTGACTCGCTGCAGATGGTTCGCCAATGCTTTTAACGCTCGATCAGCCGTCTTCTGATGGTCTGCCGCAAGCAGGTCCGGATCAATCAGAACCGTCCAACCTTCGATGTTGCGTTGCACCGGAGTTTTGAAAGATGAAACCTGGGCGATGGCACTGGCCGCAACCGTTGAGGACAGCGTAAGAATCAGCAGGGTGAAACGCAGCATCGACCTGGCCTTGCGATGGAAATGAGTTCTAAATCATGGCAACCTGATGAAACGACTTCGGCCATTTCATGAGTCACTGGTCGGCATAGCGTACCTGTTCGCCGTCTCAGCAAGAACCATCGCTCGCCAGCCGACACCACACCGCACCAGATCAATCACTGGGCCGATTTTGCGGGGTAGCAAGGTTCGTGTGATTCCGGTGCTAAAACGGCTTGATCACAAGTAGAGCGAGAACGCGCACAATTGGCCAG
This DNA window, taken from Fuerstiella marisgermanici, encodes the following:
- a CDS encoding metallopeptidase, with the protein product MLRFTLLILTLSSTVAASAIAQVSSFKTPVQRNIEGWTVLIDPDLLAADHQKTADRALKALANHLQRVTFIVPAERVTELQKLRIWVDLSHELKSMQYHPSERWLTENGYNPKLVKCVHIPRAAALFDPHMWAKHPYCVLHELAHAYHDQVLNFEHPQIKAAYDNAKQAGILEDVLAHTGNRVKHYGLTNHKEYFAESTEAYFGVNDFYPFVRAELKEHDPRMFATLVKVWGPVQ